The Polyangium aurulentum genomic interval TCATGCTGAGCGAGGAGAACGATTGCTCGACCAAGGAGTACGGGCAATTCTATTACGTCAATCAGCTCCGGGTCGGCGCGACGAACGTCCGCCTGCCGCGCGCGCGGCAGGAATGCGCGACGGATCCGAACGACCCGTGCTGCAAGTCGTGCGGCCAGGCGCCCGGCAATTGCCCCGTGGATCCCACCTGCACCAACGCCCAGGGCCAGATCGCGCTCCTCGCGCCCGAGGAGGACAGCATCAACCTGCGCTGCTTCGAGCAGAAGCGCCGCTTCGGCATCGATTTCCTCTACCCGGTCGAGCGCTACAAGCAGGCCTTCTCGGCGACCATGATCCCCGATCGCCAGGGCAACCTCGTGCCGAACCCCATCTTCTCGGACCTCGATCCGGCCGATGGGAACTCGAAGGTGCGTGACGCGTCGCTCGTCGTCTTCGGCGGCATCCTCGGCGTGCCGTGGCAGGACATCGCGCGCGACCCGAGCGACGCCACGAAGGGCTTCAAGGCCTGGGACGAGCTCAATCAGCCCGTGGCGGGCTCGGCCAGCGCGTGGGACGTCTTCCTCGGCAGCCCGGAGACGTACGTCAATGCGGCGGATCCGCTGATGGTCGAGTCGACCGACCCGCGCAGCGGCACCCATCCCATCACCGGCGCGCCGATCGCCTCGCCGGCGAACCCGGGCGCGAACCCGATCAACGGCAACGAATACACGAACGCCGACGACGATCTGCAGTACGCGTGCGCTTTCCCGCTCCCGCCCGGCACCGAGCGCGATTGCACGGACCCGTCGGTCACGGCGTGCGATTGCTTCGATCCGAACAACGACAACCCGCTCTGCGCGCCGGATCCGAACAACAACAACCAGCGCACGCTGCAGGTGCGCGGCAAGGCCTACCCGAGCCGCCGTCAGCTCGCGGTGGCCAAGGCCCTCGGCAAGCAGGCGGCCGTCGGCTCGGTCTGCGCGCCGCAGACCTCGAACCCGAGCGCGTCCGACTACGGCTACCGCCAGTCGGTGAAGATCATCCTCGACTGGCTCGGCCGTCGCGGCTGCTAGCGTCAGGGTGATGGAATGAAAGGGGGGCGGCCTCGCGGTCGCCCCCTCTTCGTTTTGTCGTTTTCGGAAGGAGAATCAGCCGACGAGGATCTGCATCGGCCGCTCGAGCAGCGCGCGCAGGGCCTTCAGGAAGGTCGCGCCGACGGCGCCGTCGACGACGCGGTGGTCGCACGAGAGCGTCATCGCCATGCGCCGGCCGGGCACCACGCTGTCGCCCTTGACCACGGGCTCGCGCCGCACCTGACCGACGGCGAGGATCGCGCCCTCGGGCGGGTTGATGACGGCGGAGAACTCGTCGATGCCGAACATGCCGAGGTTCGAGATCGAGAAGGTGCCGTTCGCCATCTCCTCGGGCTTGAGCTTCTTCGCCTTCGCGCGCCCGGCGAGCTCGCGGACCTCGGTCGAGATGGCGACGAGGCTCTTCTTGTCCGCGTCGCGCACGACGGGCGTCACGAGCCCCTCGGCGACGGCGACGGCGACCGAGATGTCGACGCGCTTGTGCACGAGGATCGCGTCCGGCGAGAACTGCGCGTTGCACTCGGGCACGCGGCGCAGGGCGATGGCGCACGCCTTCACGAGCAGATCGTTCAACGACAGCTTCGCCGCTTCCTTGCCCGGCTCGGCCGCTGCTGCGAGCTCGGCGTTGAGCTGCTCGCGCAGCGCGACGAGCGGATCGGCGTCGACGTCGATCGTCAGGTAGAAGTGCGGGACCGTCTGCTTCGACTCCGTGAGCCGCCGCGCGATGGCCTTGCGCATCATGCTGAGCGGACGAACCTCGGGCTCGGCGAGGCCCGCGGGCTGCGGCGCGGCCGCGGGGGCAGGCGCGACCGACTCGGTGACGGAGGGCTGCGGCGCGGGCGCGTGCTGTGCCGCTTGCGCGGGCAGGTTCTCGAGGTCCCGCGCGACGATGCGACCGTGGGGGCCGGAGCCCGTCACGCCGCGCAGATCGACGTCCTGCTCGCGTGCCAGCTTGCGGACGTAGGGCGAGGCCTTGATGCGCCCAGCCTCGCCATCCGGCTCCGCGGGAGCGGCAGCCTTCTGCTCGGGAGCCTTCTGCTCGGGAGCCTTCTGCTCGGGAGCCTTCTGCGGCTCGGGAGCCTTCTGCTCGGGAGCCTTCTGCTGCGCCTTTTCGGGGGCTTTCTCGGCCGCAGGCGCTGCCTTCGGGGCGGCTGCGGGCGCCTTGCCTCCGCTCGCCTGGGCGACGAGGGCGCTGATGTCCTCGCCGGGGGCGCCGAGGATCGCGACCGGCTGGCCGAGGCGCACCACGCTGCCTTCGGGGGTGAGGATCTTGAGGATCGTCCCCTTGTCGAAGGAGCGGTACTCCATCGTCGCCTTGTCGGTCTCGACCTCGGCGAGCAGATCGTCGACCCCGATCGAATCCCCTTCCTTCTTGTGCCAGACGCTGATCTGTCCCTCCTCCATCGTGGGGGACAGCTTCGGCATATCGAGAATCTTGGCCATGGGAGCCTCGCGGTAGATGGGTCTGTCGGGTCCTACCGGTAGAGCACTTCCCGCACTGCGGCGGCGATCCGGTCGGGCTGGGGGAGCACGTACTGCTCGAGCTTCGCGTTGTACGGCATGGGCACGTCGCGGAAGCAGACGCGCAGGATCGGCGCGTCGAGCTCGTCGAAGGCGAGCCGCTGGATGCGATCGACGATCTCGCCGCCGACGCCGCCGTAGGGCCATCCCTCGTACGCAAGCACCGCGCGGTGCGTCTTCTTCACCGTCTGCACGAGCGCGTCCTGATCGAGCGGGCGCAGCGATCGCAGGTCGATGACCTCCACGTCGATGCCCTCCTTCTCGAGCGTCGCCGCCGCCTCGAGCGCCACGTGCACGGGGCGGCCGTAGGCGATGATCGACGCGTCCTTGCCCTCGCGCGCGACGCGCGCCTTGCCGAACGGCACGAGCTGCTCGGGATCGTCGGAGACCTCGCCCTTGATGTTGTAGAGCGTCTCGCTCTCCATCACGAGCACCGGGTCGTCGTCGCGGATGGCCGCCTTGATCATGCCCTTCGCGTCCGCGGGGGTCGCGGGCGCGATGACCTTGAGGCCCGGCACGTTCGTGTAGAAGTGCTCCATCGCGTGCGAGTGCTGCGAGCCTACCTGCCGCGCCGATCCGTTCGGCGCGCGCAGCACGATCGGGATGTTGAACTGGCCGCCCGACATCTGCCGGATCTTGGCCGCGTTGTTCAGGATCTGGTCGAACGCGACGGCCGAGAAGTTCCAGGTCATGTACTCGACGATCGGCCGGAGACCGACCATCGCGGCGCCGATCGAGATGCCCGTGAAGCCGCTCTCGGTGATCGGCGCGTCGATGACGCGCTTCGGCCCGAAGCGTTCGAGCATGCCCTCGCTGACCTTGTAGGCGCCCTGGTAGGCGCCCACCTCTTCGCCGATGAGATAGACGCGCTCGTCGCGCTCCATCTCCTCGATCATGGCGGCGCGCACCGCCTCCCTGTAGCGAATGGCGGTCATCGCGCGAACTCTCCTGCGTAGGTGGTGGGCTCGAGGATCTCGGGGCCGGGCTCCGGGCTCTCGTCGGCGAAGCGGATGCAGTCGGCGATCTCTTCCTCGATCTCGGCCTCGATCTTGGCGAGCGCGTCCGCGTGCTTGCCCTCGAGCTCGGTGCGCGACACGAACAACGGATCCTTGCGCTTGCGCTCCTCGAGCTCCTCGCTCGTCCGGTACTTGCCCGGATCGCTCATCGAGTGGCCACGGAAGCGGTAGGTGCGCACCTCGACCAGCGTCGGCTCGCTCTTCGTGCGCGCCCGGTCGATCGCCTCGGCGAGCCGGTCGCGAACCTCGAACACGTGGTGCGCCTGGAACCTGTCGCGCGCCATGCCGTAGCCCACGGCCTTGAGCGACACGTCCTCCACCGACAGCGTGCGCGCGAGCGACGTGCCCATCGCGTACTCGTTGTTCTCGCAGACGAACACCACCGG includes:
- a CDS encoding pyruvate dehydrogenase complex dihydrolipoamide acetyltransferase yields the protein MAKILDMPKLSPTMEEGQISVWHKKEGDSIGVDDLLAEVETDKATMEYRSFDKGTILKILTPEGSVVRLGQPVAILGAPGEDISALVAQASGGKAPAAAPKAAPAAEKAPEKAQQKAPEQKAPEPQKAPEQKAPEQKAPEQKAAAPAEPDGEAGRIKASPYVRKLAREQDVDLRGVTGSGPHGRIVARDLENLPAQAAQHAPAPQPSVTESVAPAPAAAPQPAGLAEPEVRPLSMMRKAIARRLTESKQTVPHFYLTIDVDADPLVALREQLNAELAAAAEPGKEAAKLSLNDLLVKACAIALRRVPECNAQFSPDAILVHKRVDISVAVAVAEGLVTPVVRDADKKSLVAISTEVRELAGRAKAKKLKPEEMANGTFSISNLGMFGIDEFSAVINPPEGAILAVGQVRREPVVKGDSVVPGRRMAMTLSCDHRVVDGAVGATFLKALRALLERPMQILVG
- a CDS encoding pyruvate dehydrogenase complex E1 component subunit beta, whose amino-acid sequence is MTAIRYREAVRAAMIEEMERDERVYLIGEEVGAYQGAYKVSEGMLERFGPKRVIDAPITESGFTGISIGAAMVGLRPIVEYMTWNFSAVAFDQILNNAAKIRQMSGGQFNIPIVLRAPNGSARQVGSQHSHAMEHFYTNVPGLKVIAPATPADAKGMIKAAIRDDDPVLVMESETLYNIKGEVSDDPEQLVPFGKARVAREGKDASIIAYGRPVHVALEAAATLEKEGIDVEVIDLRSLRPLDQDALVQTVKKTHRAVLAYEGWPYGGVGGEIVDRIQRLAFDELDAPILRVCFRDVPMPYNAKLEQYVLPQPDRIAAAVREVLYR